In Candidatus Sedimenticola sp. (ex Thyasira tokunagai), the following proteins share a genomic window:
- a CDS encoding NYN domain-containing protein, whose protein sequence is MAKTLLLGDNNSVVKIIYPYQVINIGRKIFTCGCQDRKLMNCFLILTRQTWDLQYLGERAFYYTSLTGSLEDKNSVEESLHNLGFNPKVFLKTRQEEKSKGVDVHLTTDILSNAYLNNYDVALIVTGDADFIPAIEEVKRLGKIVYVCFFTGKENGLSPRLSLTSDKNINITGLFEKVWREWKSS, encoded by the coding sequence ATGGCGAAAACTTTACTATTAGGGGACAACAATTCTGTAGTAAAAATAATATATCCCTATCAGGTGATAAATATTGGAAGAAAAATATTTACATGTGGATGCCAGGACCGAAAGCTAATGAATTGTTTTTTAATTCTGACGAGGCAAACTTGGGATCTGCAATATTTGGGAGAAAGAGCATTTTACTATACTTCATTGACAGGTAGTTTAGAGGATAAAAATTCAGTTGAAGAGAGTCTTCATAATTTGGGCTTTAACCCAAAAGTATTTCTGAAAACTAGACAAGAAGAAAAATCAAAAGGTGTAGATGTTCACTTGACTACTGATATTTTGTCGAATGCATATCTCAATAATTATGATGTTGCTCTTATTGTAACTGGAGATGCTGATTTTATACCTGCGATAGAAGAAGTTAAACGTTTGGGTAAAATTGTCTATGTTTGTTTTTTCACAGGAAAGGAAAACGGTCTTAGTCCTCGGTTATCATTGACATCAGATAAGAATATTAACATTACGGGGTTGTTTGAAAAGGTATGGCGAGAATGGAAGTCTTCGTAA
- a CDS encoding integron integrase, with protein MNSMSESEDPHITVFWEQYLEVVQLFRVPDKALPWYRRHVQAYIDAHPNTRLKGQTPDNLQRWFNLMGRNAALSTWQYRQRVDALRLLYCHLLKIPWAKDFDWDYWSSGAQPLGNDHPTVARTYEMIDKAVSNPKNDLARHYPDVFRKYLAAARIPDYSISTEQTYLHWINRFLRFHKNALPQGCAEREVASFLEYLAVQRKVSGATQSLALNALVFLYARVLETPLGDIGPFRRPKHPRRIPTVLSPKEVEQVFSHIEGMKKLMICLMYGTGMRVMECVRLRIMDLDFAYKQINIRMAKGKKDRVVPMPQVMVDILQKQMAWVKLKHDKDLQDGFGRVMIPEALSRKYPNAERELRWQYLFPASRIAQDPRSGIMRRHHIHPSVIQKAVKKASAEAGITKRVTSHTFRHSFATHLLESGSDIRTVQELLGHSDVATTMIYTHVTKKGGLGVASPLDALGT; from the coding sequence ATGAATTCGATGAGTGAGAGTGAAGATCCCCATATCACGGTGTTCTGGGAGCAGTATCTTGAGGTTGTTCAGTTGTTTCGGGTACCGGATAAGGCGCTTCCATGGTACCGACGACATGTACAGGCGTACATTGATGCCCATCCGAATACACGTCTGAAAGGGCAGACTCCCGATAATCTGCAGCGGTGGTTTAACCTCATGGGCCGCAATGCTGCACTTTCCACCTGGCAATATCGACAGCGGGTGGATGCGCTGCGGCTCCTCTATTGCCACCTGTTGAAGATACCCTGGGCAAAAGATTTTGACTGGGACTACTGGTCGTCTGGTGCTCAGCCTCTCGGAAATGATCACCCTACTGTGGCCAGAACCTATGAGATGATTGATAAGGCGGTGAGCAATCCCAAGAATGATCTCGCAAGACATTATCCTGACGTTTTTCGTAAATATCTTGCGGCAGCGCGAATACCTGACTACTCCATCAGTACCGAGCAAACTTACTTGCACTGGATCAATCGCTTCCTTCGATTTCATAAAAATGCGCTTCCTCAAGGCTGCGCTGAGCGAGAAGTTGCTTCCTTTTTAGAGTATTTGGCCGTGCAACGCAAGGTTTCGGGTGCAACCCAGAGTTTGGCGTTGAATGCACTGGTCTTTCTGTATGCCCGTGTTTTGGAGACTCCGCTTGGTGATATCGGCCCCTTTAGGCGCCCTAAACACCCCAGGCGTATTCCCACTGTGCTGAGCCCCAAAGAGGTTGAGCAGGTTTTCTCTCATATAGAGGGGATGAAGAAGCTCATGATCTGCCTGATGTACGGGACAGGTATGCGGGTTATGGAGTGCGTTCGTCTGCGCATTATGGATTTGGACTTTGCCTACAAGCAGATCAATATCCGTATGGCTAAAGGCAAAAAAGACCGCGTTGTTCCCATGCCGCAAGTGATGGTCGATATACTGCAGAAACAGATGGCTTGGGTAAAACTGAAGCATGATAAAGATCTGCAGGATGGCTTTGGCCGCGTGATGATACCTGAAGCCCTGTCACGTAAATATCCCAATGCAGAGAGGGAGCTACGCTGGCAATATCTCTTCCCGGCCAGTCGCATTGCCCAAGACCCACGCAGCGGTATTATGCGCCGCCACCATATTCACCCTTCGGTTATCCAAAAAGCAGTCAAAAAGGCCTCAGCTGAAGCTGGAATTACTAAAAGAGTCACCAGCCATACCTTCAGGCACTCCTTCGCCACCCATCTACTTGAATCAGGCTCAGATATTCGTACCGTACAGGAGCTATTGGGCCACTCTGATGTGGCCACCACTATGATCTACACTCACGTGACCAAAAAGGGGGGATTGGGGGTTGCAAGTCCGTTGGATGCTTTGGGTACTTGA